The proteins below come from a single Bombus pyrosoma isolate SC7728 linkage group LG10, ASM1482585v1, whole genome shotgun sequence genomic window:
- the LOC122571531 gene encoding supervillin isoform X3 — translation MVAAGATVLMATSEGTSNKTQNNSKQYENHNICCHYNEVHNNQQNSECPIKKNITSCNINKNKSRSPMLEKSSRLISRSENKESSKNLTLYKTASVRETKASRLRAASIISPNGGTVLSRRLGMSENSTPLGLQPSTSLSIKDEHPISSNSSITNSPRERDKSYKRKSYLNRSLNMETATGDRSNQSECNIRQTRRQSNKQGYISDTISTSYSSNQHQATNLSKKPFDSKITCPKVKENCSKTYTLPSLNSPANSKHSNIQRTSSGGHSDSEVSRRVDALTALTKSAIERVERLKSQSNLPTNYGLRLENRSSNTPCQVTENSTNNTRALQLSPRKSSILKKSNDEHSQDGSLSHQHTPVSILKHKMSDIDTGQNICTIVNHTVLPVTFSPSVRELTHKKHGILKKRSSLDESEILRRRSCSPDISSTDNTYSEFRPILKNQRRSSLDEIIKRDQSPDPQPTSILKRKSSREDDREDRQVGSAEPQGILKRKSTNSQRMTTVNHHVTITMDATNVTGPEILDSSEVRPILKKKHSREESFGSDPPSLEPRPILKKKSSTESDEHDDKPKKTILKCTRKNSQDECNYETELTSPKKLSMLRNRTLQNRTSGVLENDAVRPILKQPGNRDNESRVRLNLYDETIISDDICTEPTNLFLRKRAQSVGHIQPSNIPNEFTGVLNKRRSLELISVGAISEEKSQVKLTTSNIYLKAASSLDDESAKTSIIPCDKLYSITKEKFTDKEKQTVIVFEGKEGNKMISDGPVDNNIDNSTPASIRMSDKEGSNNEILCVQEKADDGNIQESNSVHRSNSVSKMTLHFKTLHEKANSKEKDGMFQKTPNKGSHGVQRYRDRKNQGNDRFNTQPITFQEVQEAVLQNQRNVTSVKKSSLAETTTDDEFDPSKLSLAERVRLFNQKIDTEKSSVSNTMPLERHSRRRPAARYKTQPVTSEEVEVASRISPLNTINQCSLDTSDLPKSILKPVALQAHNSSQTKNLELEGMKLIKSVLKKESEELEQQTSENCDISSRFKLKTNLKLEENKTGSIMENNYPTQYGLSCAYSEKDNHIEGRQHKIKQKYTVPFHKYSTQDELNRTKIKSALNNIDNVETVIATSKKYEETLQTSGGETFSVSHETCNIKAEAASPYRHPIFSKQTRCTSLSKSVSHHAISNKTNECESNSAIIPKHGVHLPELCRSATQAIPTTDTNDGPSMSIAERLAALQRSGNTNWKRRIASESSNSADGVCSNSLNKEELSIKQGVLADCLGKLESATEGWKKRIAAPDVTKFTVAGKMKVEQLENLDPGSSSPLIEATGNIIDRKKKTPRPERFRAKRGYMKDAVSTPTSPNKDSCIKLRGSFSEPASDDSAEEVKTGKNISPVVSVPKIDDETFTSFFTGISLEKCEAESVDLNESDFDMITSQSELLVQKRNIRLKRRRFVSRNPLKTLAARTDLKSEYTEIRTGIAEKVMKQLNVEKSKNSSLAMEALAGLASTEDFSNITLRNVTDANISSNRLQPYKDLMLLLIKGRRHVQVRLVEPVAESINSGDNFVLVTKSEVYNYIGKYCNVIEKARGAEIALSIQQNKDLGCQTFQVITINEDKLTCTKSQLQKFWSYLGAENENVDVIEGGHPDEDELYETFMIDTNMVYEIKDEELVPLEKYWGTIPKIEMLDPNKVLVFDFGSEMYIWSGKGASTDKKKLATHLATEMWQEGYDYSECTVCPISAASMIGRRTVSKIDLKSAKVRPKWCLLAKLTQHVETILFREKFLDWPNVSRIIRIRGTKSKENVDGTVTIEVCNINNLLEENTIPVDLVLEGTHLGRGTGWYDDEQMKQFIVTTMGIKVWHIDEFSHSLLDDSSVGQFHSADSYIVYWMYSVTVTGRELSGLPSKHSAKGRDRSVYFIWQGQNASLNEQGAAALLTIELDNDQAPQIRVVQGYEPAAFLNLFSGGMIVHSGKKTNTKCDERWRLYICRGTLESEVSLIEIPCSTRQLRSRGSLILLDTKNNKIYVWHGSNSLPHIKQHAVNAATKLEKNRPQETGLTSEGDIEIFEIDEGMEPEEFINALGQMNKKLYVSLEKDQLQEHTPRLFHLSSISKEFKSVEMLCPHRASLPTPFPFLQEDLYQVHQPALFLLDNKNELWIWQGWWPNTGAEDQSGSKAVRWQAERRAAMTMAMQYWQRIHPETNKYPIYLVWAGLEPLQFINLFPTWTYRDDIAELNIEDGRNPGEVLTVESELVRLTQSTYPPAQLLQRPLPEGVDPTHLELYLSQQHFQEILGMTKEEFQGLPVWKQVNLKKEIGLF, via the exons ATGGTAGCTGCTGGAGCCACAGTTTTAATGGCAACCAGTGAAGGaacttcaaataaaacacaaaataaTTCCAAACAATATGAAAATCATAATATTTGTTGTCATTATAATGAAGTACATAATAATCAACAAAATTCAGAATGtccaattaaaaagaatataacatCTTGTAACATAAATa aaaataaaagtcgTAGCCCCATGTTGGAAAAAAGTAGTCGATTGATTTCAAGATCAGAAAATAAGGAGAGTAGTAAGAAtcttacattatataaaacgGCATCAGTTCGTGAAACAAAAGCTTCTAGATTACGAGCTGCCTCCATTATATCACCTAATG GTGGAACAGTGTTATCAAGAAGATTAGGTATGTCAGAAAATTCTACACCCTTGGGCCTCCAACCTAGTACTAGTTTATCAATTAAAGAT GAACATCCAATATCAAGTAATAGTAGTATTACAAATTCACCACGAGAAAGggataaaagttataaaagaaaatcatatttaaatcGGTCACTTAATATGGAAACAGCAACAGGAGATCGTTCAAATCAAT cTGAATGTAATATTAGACAAACTAGAAGACAATCAAATAAACAAGGCTACATATCTGATACAATATCTACTTCATATTCTAGTAATCAACATCAAGCAACTAATCTAAGTAAAAAGCCTTTTGACTCAAAAATCACTTGCCCaaaagttaaagaaaattgttcaaaaaCTTATACATTGCCTTCACTGAATTCTCCTGCAAATAGTAAACATTCGAATATACAACGAACTAG tAGTGGAGGACATAGTGATTCAGAAGTTTCGCGAAGAGTTGACGCATTAACAGCGTTAACAAAATCTGCAATAGAACGCGTAGAAAGGCTTAAATCACAGTCAAATTTGCCAACAAATTATGGATTACGATTGGAAAATCGTTCATCTAATACTCCATGTCAAGTCACGGAAAACAGTACGAATAATACGCGTGCATTGCAATTATCTCCAAGAAAAAGttctattttgaaaaaatcaaaTGATGAACACTCTCAAGATGGATCTTTAAGTCATCAACATACACCAGTTTCAATTCTTAAACATAAGATGTCTGATATTGATACAGGCCAAAATATATGTACCATTGTGAATCATACAGTTCTGCCTGTAACATTTTCACCATCTGTTAGGGAACTAACACATAAAAAACatggtattttaaaaaagcGCAGTAGTTTGGATGAAAGTGAAATACTTCGACGGCGGAGTTGTTCACCCGATATTTCGTCTACTGACAATACTTATTCTGAATTCAGgccgatattaaaaaatcaaaggCGATCATCTTtggatgaaattattaaaagggATCAGAGTCCAGATCCTCAGCCTACTTcaatattaaaacgaaaatcatCTAGAGAAGATGATAGAGAAGATCGTCAGGTTGGATCTGCAGAACCACAAGGTATACTTAAAAGAAAATCTACGAATAGTCAACGAATGACTACTGTTAATCATCACGTGACCATTACAATGGATGCAACAAACGTCACTGGTCCGGAAATACTTGATAGTTCTGAAGTAAGGCCAATCCTAAAGAAAAAGCATAGTAGAGAAGAATCATTTGGTAGTGATCCACCATCTTTAGAACCACGACCAAtactaaaaaagaaatccaGTACAGAATCGGATGAACATGACGATAAACCTAAAAAGACTATTTTGAAATGTACGCGAAAAAATTCACAAGATGAATGTAACTATGAGACAGAATTGACTTCGCCAAAAAAATTGTCAATGCTTAGAAATCGTACGTTACAAAATAGAACAAGTGGAGTGTTGGAGAATGATGCTGTACGACCTATATTAAAGCAACCTGGCAATAGGGACAACGAATCGCGAGTccgtttaaatttatatgatgAAACAATCATTAGTGATGATATATGTACAGAACCAACAAACTTATTTTTGCGAAAAAGAGCACAATCTGTGGGCCATATACAACCTTCTAATATTCCTAATGAATTCACTGGTGTACTTAACAAACGAAGATCTCTTGAGTTAATATCTGTAGGTGCTATATCAGAAGAAAAATCACAAGTGAAGTTAACAACCAGTAACATCTATTTAAAAGCAGCTTCTTCCCTAGATGATGAGAGTGCCAAGACTTCTATTATTCCCTGTGACAAATTGTACAG CAtaacaaaagagaaattcaCAGACAAGGAAAAGCAAACTGTCATAGTATTTGAAGgcaaagaaggaaataaaatgatttcagATGGACCTGTAGATAACAATATTGATAATAGTACTCCAGCTTCCATTAGAATGAGTGATAAAGAGGGttcaaataatgaaatactgTGTGTGCAAGAAAAAGCAGATGATGGAAACATCCAAGAAAGTAATAGTGTACATCGCAGCAACAGTGTTTCTAAAATGACATTGCATTTTAAAACTTTGCACGAAAAGGCAAATTCTAAGGAAAAGGATGGCATGTTTCAAAAAACACCGAATAAAGGTTCACATGGTGTACAACGATATAGAGATCGAAAGAATCAAGGAAATGATAGATTTAACACACAACCAATAACTTTTCAAGAAGTGCAGGAAGCAGTTCTACAAAATCAACGCAATGTCACATCAGTTAAAAAATCAAGTTTGGCAGAAACTACAACTGATGATGAATTTGATCCTTCTAAATTAAGTTTGGCAGAACGAGTACGTTTGTTCAATCAAAAAATTGATACCGAAAAAAGTTCAGTATCAAATACCATGCCATTAGAAAGACATTCACGCAGACGGCCGGCTGCTCGTTATAAAACACAACCAGTTACATCCGAAGAAGTCGAAGTAGCATCTCGAATATCTCCATTAAATACTATTAATCAATGTTCGTTAGATACTA gTGATTTGCCAAAAAGCATTTTAAAACCTGTTGCGTTACAAGCGCATAATTCGTCGCAAACAAAAAATCTTGAACTCGAgggaatgaaattaataaaatctgtACTTAAAAAAGAATCTGAAGAATTAGAACAACAGACATCTGAAAATTGTGATATTTCATCgcgttttaaattaaaaactaatttaaaattggaagaaaataag ACAGGGAGcataatggaaaataattatccaACGCAATATGGTTTGAGTTGTGCCTATAGTGAAAAAGATAACCATATAGAAGGTAGgcaacataaaattaaacaaaagtatACAGTGCCTTTTCACAAATATAGTACTCAGGATGAAttaaatagaacaaaaatCAAATCTGCATTAAATAACATAGATAATGTTGAAACTGTAATTGCTACATCtaagaaatacgaagaaactCTTCAAACATCTGGAGGTGAGACATTCTCTGTAAGTCATGAAACATGTAACATAAAAGCTGAAGCTGCATCTCCTTATCGTCATCctattttttcaaaacaaaCCAG GTGTACTTCATTGTCAAAGAGCGTTAGTCATCACGCGATTAGCAACAAAACCAATGAATGTGAGTCGAATAGTGCAATAATACCAAAGCATGGTGTACATCTTCCAGAACTATGTCGTAGCGCAACGCAAGCAATACCGACAACAGATACTAATGATGGCCCAAGTATGAGTATTGCAGAACGACTAGCTGCGCTACAACGTAGCGGAAATACAAACTGGAAACGACGTATAGCTTCTGAATCATCTAATTCAGCG gATGGAGTATGTTCCAATTCATTGAATAAGGAAGAACTGAGTATCAAACAAGGAGTACTTGCAGATTGTCTTGGAAAGTTAGAATCTGCAACAGAAGgttggaagaaaagaatagcAGCTCCAGATGTAACAAAGTTTACAGTAGCTGGTAAAATGAAGGTAGAACAATTGGAAAACCTAGATCCAGGATCATCATCTCCGCTTATTGAAGCTACAGGAAATATTatagatagaaagaaaaaaacccCTCGTCCTGAACGATTTAGAGCAAAGAGag gATATATGAAAGATGCTGTATCTACTCCAACTAGTCCAAATAAAGATTCATGTATTAAATTACGAGGAAGCTTCTCTGAACCTGCAAGCGATGACAGTG CTGAAGAAGTGAAAACGGGGAAGAACATATCACCTGTTGTCTCAGTACCTAAGATAGACGACGAGACATTCACCTCCTTCTTTACTGGTATTTCATTAGAGAAATGCGAGGCTGAATCTGTTGATTTAAATGAAAGCGATTTCGATATGATTACATCGCAATCTGAATT attaGTTCAAAAACGAAATATACGATTGAAACGACGACGATTTGTGTCTAGAAATCCACTTAAAACGCTTGCAGCTCGTACTGACTTAAAATCAGAGTATACTGAGATACGAACTGGTATTGCGGAAAAAgtaatgaaacaattaaatgttgaaaaat CTAAAAATTCATCATTAGCTATGGAAGCTTTAGCTGGCCTAGCTTCTACTGAAGACTTTAGTAATATAACACTAAGGAATGTAACagatgcaaatatttcttcgaatagATTACAGCCATACAAAGACTTGatgttacttttaattaaaggcCGGAGACATGTACAAGTGAGATTAGTCGAGCCAGTCGCAGAAAGTATAAATAGTGGTGATAATTTTGTTCTAGTAACAAAATCAGAGGTTTATAATTACATTGGGAAATATTGTAATGTTATTGAAAAAGCACGAGGTGCAGAAATTGCATTGAGTATTCAGCAAAATAAGGATCTTGGTTGCCAAACGTTTCAAGTTATTACTATTAATGAAGATAAATTAACTTGCACAAAAAGTCAACTACAAAAATTCTGGAGCTATCTTGGTGCAGAAAATGAGAACGTGGATG tcATTGAGGGTGGACATCCTGATGAAGATGAGCTTTACGAAACATTCATGATTGATACAAATATGGTATACGAAATTAAAGATGAAGAACTAGTGccacttgaaaaatattgggGTACTATACCAAAAATTGAAATGCTTGACCCAAATAAG gTGCTAGTATTTGATTTTGGTAGCGAAATGTATATATGGAGTGGTAAAGGAGCTTCAactgataaaaagaaacttgCTACACATCTTGCTACAGAAATGTGGCAAGAAGGATATGATTATTCGGAATGCACTGTGTGTCCAATTAGTGCGGCATCTATGATTGGTAGACGCACCGTGTCAAAAATAGACTTAAAATCTGCTAAAGTCAGACCTAAATGGTGTTTACTTGCCAAATTGACACAACATGTTGAAACAATACTTTTCAGGGAAAAATTCCTTGACTGGCCAAATGTTTCTCGTATAATACGAATTCGAGGTACTAAGAGTAAGGAGAACGTTGATGGAACTGTAACTATAGAAGtgtgtaatattaataatttattagaagaaaatacCATTCCAGTTGATTTGGTTCTTGAAGGAACTCATTTAGGTAGAGGCACTGGTTGGTATGACGATGAG CAAATGAAGCAATTCATTGTTACGACAATGGGTATAAAAGTGTGGCATATTGATGAATTTTCACATAGTCTTTTGGATGATTCATCTGTTGGACAATTTCATTCTGCAGAtagttatattgtatattggaTGTATTCTGTTACAGTTACTG GTCGCGAGCTTAGTGGTTTACCGTCAAAACATTCTGCAAAGGGACGCGATCGCtcggtatattttatttggcAAGGGCAAAATGCATCTTTGAATGAACAAGGTGCTGCAGCGTTATTAACTATAGAATTAGATAACGATCAAGCACCTCAG ATTCGTGTAGTTCAAGGATATGAACCAGCTGCAtttctcaatttattttctggaGGTATGATTGTACATAGTGGCAAGAAAACGAATACAAAATGTGACGAACGATGGCGATTGTATATATGTCGTGGTACTTTAGAGTCAGAGGTGTCTTTGATAGAGATTCCTTGTAGTACTCGTCAATTACGTAGCAGAGGTTCTCTTATATTATTAGACactaaaaataacaaaatttatgtatgGCATGGATCTAACTCTTTACCTCATATTAAACAG CATGCAGTTAATGCAGCAACcaaattagaaaagaatcgTCCTCAAGAAACTGGTTTAACATCTGAAGgtgatatagaaatttttgaaattgatgAAGGAATGGAACCAGAGGAATTCATTAATG CACTGGGACAAATGAACAAAAAGCTGTATGTATCATTAGAAAAGGATCAATTACAGGAACATACTCCAAGACTGTTTCATCTGTCAAGCAtttctaaagaatttaaatcTGTAGAAATGTTATGTCCTCATCGTGCTTCTTTACCAACTCCATTTCCTTTTCTACAGGAAGATTTGTACCAAGTTCATCAACCag ccTTATTTTTATTGGACAACAAAAACGAGTTATGGATATGGCAAGGCTGGTGGCCTAATACCGGAGCAGAGGATCAGTCCGGTAGTAAAGCAGTTAGATGGCAAGCTGAAAGAAGAGCAGCAATGACAATGGCTATGCAGTATTGGCAAAGAATTCATCCAGAAACTAATAAATATCCGATTTATCTAGTCTGGGCTGGTCTTGAACCTTTgcaatttataaatctatttcCTACATGGACATATCGCGACGACATAGCGGAATTAAATATAGag gATGGTCGAAATCCTGGAGAAGTTTTAACTGTAGAGAGTGAGTTGGTTCGATTAACGCAGAGTACGTATCCTCCGGCTCAATTACTACAACGACCACTACCAGAAGGAGTTGATCCTACACACCTGGAGCTGTATTTATCTCAACAACATTTTCAA GAAATATTAGGTATGACTAAAGAAGAGTTTCAAGGACTTCCAGTTTGGAAACAAGTGAaccttaaaaaagaaataggacTTTTCTGA